Genomic DNA from Mixophyes fleayi isolate aMixFle1 chromosome 7, aMixFle1.hap1, whole genome shotgun sequence:
CCAATATTCAAGTAAGCATATCCTAGTGGAAAACCTACAAAGCCCTATTCTAGTGAGCACGCTAAATATTCAGAGCTCATATTCTGGTGATCACGGTATAACTGAGGTGATGAAGTGCACACTTCTACGCAGTATAACAGTGGGAAGCTCCCTCTGATGACAGATCTCTGCCAAGGTAATCCCACTTCTCACCTCTGATTGGATGAACCTGCTCATTCCTAGAGATTGGCAGGTTGAGCAGCCAATGTAAATAACTGAAAGGGACAAATATTAAAGAGGCAAATGAGGGAAAAGTGGACAGGGGCCAATCCTTGCTATAATATAGACAAGTGAGgagaaaatgtttatttctcTGATATGATCATTCTGGGATGGATTAGGCAAATTTGCCAACAGTTTTTGGGATCCCTGTTGCACTGGGGTCAATAGGAATTCAGAAAtgctcatcgtcatcatcatttatttatatagcgccactaattccgcagcgctgttcagagaactcattcacatcagtccctgctctatttgggcttacagtctaaattccctaacacacacacacacacacgtcaattttgctagcagccaattagcctactagtatgtttttggagtgtgggaggaaacccacgcaaacacggggagaacatacaaactcctcacagataaggccattgtcgggaattaaactcatgaccccagctctgtaaggcagaagtgctaaccactaccccAACGTGCTGCCCGTTCATCGCTTCCTGTCTGGAATTATTACATTACAAGCTAAGGTGGTGGGCTTCCATGCCCCTGTTATCTGGTTGGCAGTGATTCTGGGCACCCAGAAAGTTGCTCACAAATCACATACCTCAAATTTAAAAGGATCCCAAGCATGGAACCAGCCAGTGAAAGTGGGGGGTTCGAATCCTTCTTTTACTACAATGATGGGGGTGTCGCGATCTCGCCCACTTGGGTGAGACTTTAGATAATCCTGAGCTGTGAGTGCGGCATCCCTTTTTTCTGATTCATTTGCATTTTTCCCGATCCACAAGAAGACCTAGTGAGAGTAACAAATGTGCAGTGAGCAAGCGGTACGTATGATTCAGCATTTAATTCAATAAAGCAGCAACtttcagatattttttttccagACAAAAATGCCATTTGTTCATATATTGTGTTTCCAACATTTAATCCTAGAAAGGCAAGTAACTCCACTGCTGGTTAGTAATATACAGTGCCTTGAAAAAGTATTCGCACTCTTGACTCATTTAActgaataacaaatcatacacTGACATTTTATTAACTGTGATACTTTACTTTCAAAGGACAAACTCATTTTGTTATTGTAatattgttgggttttttttacaaacatcttttttttaaaaaaaaaacttaaatatatTGTTTGCAGTAGTATTCAGTGTCTGGGCCGTTGCTGCTATTTTCTGATAATCAAACCATCTAGTCTACTGACACATCCAAACACTTGGATGTTGTTTTGCAGTCATTCCTTAATGTATATAGTTGTGTCAACCTTATCTCTAACTTCTTTGGGATTCCTTAATTCTGGGGTTTTTATCCAGAAAAGATGGCAGTTATTTTAATGACCTGGGGGGCGGAGGCACATTGTAAGGCCATGGTGTCCTTGTTTGACAATTGTTTTTCACCGTTGTAACTTTAGAGCATACACAACACAGGGAATAAATAATTATGCATGCAGCATTTTTCAGGGAGTTTTTATAAACTGTTTTATATCATAATTCAATGTCACATTAAAGAAACTTAGTTTGAGTTTCAATGCtttgaaataaaacatcacaGAGAACAAAATGTTGGCGTACGATTCATTATTCAGTATAATTAGAGAATTTGTCAAGGTTTTGACTACGTTTGCAAAGTGccatgtgtgtattactgagataaataatatttttaagtgAAGTGTTTATATACATGCCTAACATGTGCCATAGGAGAAATAACACAGCTTTAAGGGAGTCGCTATGTTGCAATAGTTTGGGCTGAGAAGAAGGGGTAGAAGGTACAAGCCTGATGCTCCATAAATTGCAATCTTGTTACCCTGCAGTCTCATAAGTAACGGACATGCTATGTCTTGCTATTTGATCTTGTTAATTTTTATCGCCATCCTTTGAATCATTGACTGCATGGTGAGACATTAGCTGCTTAAAATGGGAGAAAATAGTCCGTATAAGATTAAGCAGCGCCCTTTACTTCCATATTTTGTGTGTGAAGAGGCTTGGTTTTTGCTTTCCCACAAAGAAAAGTTAGTCTTATATTGTCTTATCCCCCTCTCACCTGATCCCAAGCATCCAACAGGAACACATCATCGTCTTCCAAGTCATCCTGGTTGTAATCTGTTATTTCAGTGGCAACAAATTTTCCTGTTTGATTAGAACATTCAAAGAGGCGGGGGGAAATATCTAGCGTTTGTTCCTGGAGCCTATGGGGGGGAACAAAGTATTATTCTTAGTCTGTCTAAATGCCAAAAGAGGGTACAGTCCAGAAATTAAAGTGTAGCCTTCAACTGCAGAGGTGGTCCTTTTGTGGGATGAACAAATATTAATGAGGATGCAGAGAAtcaacatcactgaggcagtttatttttacactgtgatttagagttgaacatcccctctcaactctaaatctgtcctcacatttaaaatttgcCCCTTCTGCAGCCCCTATTAGTTCTGCCAACATGCAAAATGACACATTCTAATTGTTTACTCATTTAATTTAGTTGAGTTTACTCATAATCCTAAATGAGGCACATGCTCTCCATTTCTTTGTATCTAAAAATGGACATAATATGGTCACCTGCTCATTATATCTAGAGTTGGACATATTATGGTCATCCATTCTTTGTAGCTACGGTTGGACTTATGGCCACTGCTCTTTGTATCTAGAGTTGGACATATGATCATTCTCTCTTTGTATCTAGTGATGAACATTTTATGGTTACCCGCCCTTTGCATCTAGAGATGGACATATTATGGTCACCAGTTCTTTGTATCTAGAGATGGACATACTATGGTCATCAGTTCTTTGTATCTATAGATGGACATACTATGGTCATCTGTTCTTTGTATCTAGAGATTGACATACTATGGTCATCAGTTCTTTGTATCTAGAGATGGACATACTATGGTCATCGGTTCTTTGTATCTAGAGATGGACATACTATGGTCATCAGTTCTTTTTATCTAGAGATGGGCATACTATGGTCATCAGTTCTTTGTATCTAGAGATGGACATACTATGATCATCAGTTCTTTGTATCTAGAGATGGACATACTATGGTCACCGGTTCTTTGTATCTAGAGATGGACATACTATGGTCATCGGTTCTTTGTATCTAGAGATGGACATACTATGGTCACCGGTTCTTTGTATCTAGAGATGGACATACTATGGTCATCGGTTCTTTGTATCTAGAGTTGGATATACTATGGTCACCAGTTCTTTGTATCTAGGGTTGGACATATTATGGTCACCAGTTCTTAGTATCTAGAGATTGACATATTATAGCCAGCTGCTCTTTGTATCTAGGGTTGGATATACTATGGTCACCAGTTCTTTGTATCTAGGGTTGGACATATTATGGTCACCAGTTCTTTGTATCTAGGGTTGGACATATGATCATTCTCTCTTTGTATCTAGTGATGAACATTTTATGGTTACCCGCCCTTTGCATCTAGAGATGGACATATTATGGTCACCAGTTCTTTGTATCTAGAGATGGACATACTATGGTCATCAGTTCTTTGTATCTATAGATGGACATACTATGGTCATCTGTTCTTTGTATCTAGAGATTGACATACTATGGTCATCAGTTCTTTGTATCTAGAGATGGACATACTATGGTCATCTGTTCTTTGTATCTAGAGATGGACATACTATGGTCATCAGTTCTTTTTATCTAGAGATGGGCATACTATGGTCATCAGTTCTTTGTATCTAGAGATGGACATACTATGATCATCAGTTCTTTGTATCTAGAGATGGACATACTATGGTCACCGGTTCTTTGTATCTAGAGATGGACATACTATGGTCATCGGTTCTTTGTATCTAGAGTTGGATATACTATGGTCACCAGTTCTTTGTATCTAGGGTTGGACATATTATGGTCACCAGTTCTTAGTATCTAGAGATTGACATATTATAGCCAGCTGCTCTTTGTATCTAGGGTTGGATATACTATGGTCACCAGTTCTTTGTATCTAGGGTTGGACATATTATGGTCACCAGTTCTTTGTATCTAGGGTTGGACATATTATGGTCACCAGCTGTTAGTATCTAGAGATGGACATACTATGGCCATCAGGTCTTTACCTCTTATCGTTGGCATACTGGCTCTTGCCTCCCAGAGCCAACCAGAACTCATCTGGTTCCTTGCCCTCAGCTACCACCGCCTTCTCTCCCCTGGAAATCAGGTCAGCAACATTCTTGGCCATTTCTCTCTCATCACCACTACAACCCTATGGGAGACCAACAAATCAAAACGCTCAGAATTAAAATCAAAAGGTGGCCTACTGCATTGTACCTTTACTTACCTTATACCAGGAATTCATTAATAGTATTGTCTATAGAAATACAAATCTACCATAACACAACTAATTGCAATTTACAATTATACTAGTTAACTCTGGGTCTCATAGCCACCACCGTAGTTACACCCTTGCATATAGTTCTTATAGAAGAGTTTTCAGCAGATAAGAAGGTTCAAGGAAAAGAAATGTCAATGTCGTATGGAACAATCCAAAAgtcagcctgattcattagcttacagtctcctaggtaacaaaattgttttgtattattacagGTTTTGTCCAATATTAGAAGCATTTAGATGGCATCTTAGTGCTGTGGGATGTAACTGTTTGTAATGAGGGATAAATAATTTTGAATTGTGGAGTTAACTGTCCTTTATTGCTGAAATTCCATGTAGCCCTTTATCTTACCTTCCCACACCACAGAAAACAGgttcctttggtcttcagtacgAATACATCATTGGAGTTCAGGGATGAGGCCCGGACAGGTACTTCAAAGGCCTTGGTGTTGTATTCATTGGTTCCATGGACATGAAATAATCTGACCTCTGGAGGTGGCTCGTCGTTGTCTGCGCGGGATGTACCACCCTGAATATGGAGACAGCAAAAAACTTTTAATCATGTTTGCCCCCACTACACAGCAAAaattcctccccccccctccctccctctaaaGTCACTAGACACAGCCGTGTAATAAGAATATTTTTGATAATGCGCAGGGTTCTAAACATATTTACAATCCCTGAAAGCAGTATTATTGTATAGGCGCCTCCTACATTCTGGGCAAATCTAGAAACCGCATCATCATGTGAGCAAAAATTCTGTCACtaagtttttattaaaaatattttcaaggcgTCTTTTTAAACTACATTAAAACAAGTAACACTATTGCACAAGTAAAGAGAGTACAATGTAGCTAGAGAAGAATTGCCTATTGTGCTTGTCTGTATGTAATCAATAAGCATTTTCAATACATGAATATGGACTGAAGTCGTGGGAGGGAAATCACAAGTTTGCGATATTCATGTGGACGACACTACACTCCCAATTGCAGTATGCTTATATTACATACAAGTGATTCACCCATGCATCAAAATACAGCGGAGGAGCCGTGGAATGGACCTTTCAAAGGGTAAATCCCTCCACAGGTATAATCTCTGAATGTGAGGTCATAGAATTAGTTACAATGTTATTTCAAGGTCCATATGATGGTTCTTACCGCGTACACCACCACCTTCCCTTTGAATATGGCCATGAGGTGCGAGGGTTCCTTTCCCATTGTCACGCGTATCTGAACAGGTTGATTATCATACTGCTGATCCAATGCCACAGCCTGATACGCGGAGGCAGCGATCTCGTCTTGACTGGCATGGCGGCCCTGTTCAGAGTGACAGGTGAGTGTGAAACCAGACAGGTGACCATGACTGGTCGAGGCGAATGAAGATGAAAAGGTTATAACTGGGTTaatctgtttaaaaataattcacaACTGACTAAATTGTAAAACAGGGAGGTGCATGTAAAGTCTGTGATTCCGCATATCTGCGAATCCATGCATTATAGTACAGGTGTGAAACAGTTTGACACTTAATACAAAATATGAACAATACGGAAAATTTGTATTGTCAGAGATCCTTACCTGCCATATGTAGATAATATAATGGTATTTGTTATTGACAAGATATTTGTAGAGAATCAGGTAACAGTCTCCTCCATAGAAATGTCCCAACCATTTCTTCTCTACTGGCGCCAACTCTAGATTCTCAATTCTCCAGACCTGTGGGGGGTATATAAATTGCTACCATTAGgaaaaagcaaagtaaaataatattttatatctcTAGGGACCAGCTTGGAGGAGCACTAACTAGGAGGGGTAACACCAAATTACTCTGTATGAGAGAGGGATCTTTAACCTCCTATGTGATTCTATTCCCACCCTATTACCTATAGATAGATAGGTAATATCTGGTCATTCACTGACGTAATCACCATGCGCCTCCTaatgcatatctataaggagtgTAGTGGTGACCGGCAGCAGGGGAAGGTGAATGAAACAGACATTATTTGTCCTTTTAAGAAAAATGATTTATGTCCCTTCAGTTGTGGTGGGGACTGAAAAGACTtctatctaaataaaaaaaagcccaaaaacacaaaaaagggcAGACTAGATTTTCATGCATCAAATTCAATGCTTGTATGTAAGTTtccaatttttgtttttactttaaacttttattttaagaaaatgtatAGGGTTTCTATTGGTTATAAAACTACAGGTCCTTAACAAGTTGTTGCACCCTGCTGTGGTCGGTGAGATTTGCTTAGTGGGACATTCCTGCTTTACGCTCGTATTTAGCTGGACATTCGGTTATACCCTCAGGTGGAGCTGATTTAGCTGGatatttgttaatattattattaatctttatttatagggcgcaacaaggtatccacagcgccatacagagtaCAGACAGTGGATCATACAGGGtagaaccatacagaacaataaacataaataccaggacttcaaagctcccaacatagcttacacattgagaatggagcagaagaataggaagagagactggagggaagagggccttgctcgtgagagcttacatcttaaaaggaggggaaacagacaggagaCACAATGGGGAGATAGAGGGGATCAATTGCAAGAGAAGTGAGTGGCGGGCTAGGGGAAAAGAGGTGATGGAGTCAGGCATGGAGAGCAGGTTAGGGTGGATGGCTGggaggctttgaggaagaggtgagttttaagtgctcgtttgaaggtgcacaactTAGGGGACAGTCTGATGGAGTGTGGGtagtcgttccagtggagggggtgcagcccgggagaaatcttgaattctggagtgggatgaggtaatcagtgtggaggagaggcccacattcattggctgagcgcagggaacATGATGGGGTGtgagtggagaggaggttggagatgtaaggggcagtggagtgggagagggccttgtaaatgaggatgaggagtttgaaaaggattctgtaggcagaagaggagcggtgggAGAGGAATATGAGTCTCGCAACAGAGTTAAGTACTGACCTGAGGGGGGcatggtgggagagggggaggccggtgagaaggttgcagtaatcaagacgggaaatgagTGCCTGGATAATAGTTTtgatggcatcctgagatagaaaGGCCTGGATGCGGGCGATATTGCAGAGTTGGAAACAACAGGatttgggcaagagattgaatgttgggggcaaaggagagggaggagtcaagggtgacgcccaggcagcggagttgggaacagatgagatggtaatATTGTTAACAGTGAAAGAGATATCAAGATGGGAAGAAGATATAGATGCAGGGAAGACAacaagctcagttttggcaatcttaattttgagaaaatgtgaagacatccagaaggagatggtggaaaggcagtcagatacacgagagaggagcgagggggagagatcaggagaagagatgtagagttgaatgtcaacagcatagaggtggtattggagaccaaaagaagtgatgagatcacccagggaggtagtgtagagtgaaaagagtagaggtccaagaacagagacctgagggactcctacagggagggcagaggggggagaaagaACCAGAAATGTATACAGAGAAAGatggcgaggtaagaggtgaaccaagtgaggacagagccagagaggccaagaaagaagggtctgcaacaAGAGGTGGTGGTCGACGTTGTCGAAGGCTGCCGAGAGGTCCAGAAGGGTGAGCAGGGAAAAATGGCCCTTGGATTTTGCAGAGATAAGGTCATTTGTAACTTTGGCTaaggcggtttcagtggagtggagggggcggaagccagattggagaaggTCAAGGAGGCAGTTGTCTGAGAGGTGACTGGTGAGGCGGCCGCAGACTATCCTCTCaagtagttagcaagagaggtggggtcaagattgggttttttgagaatgggagagataagagcacgTTTAAAGGAAGAGGTgacgatgccagtggagagtgacagattgaagaggtgagcaaggtagtTACAGGAAGTaggggagagggagtggaggaggtgagaggggatgggatccaggtggcaggtacAGGGGGGAGAGGAAACAATGAGGGAGGGGATTTCTTTACCCGAGGTAGGGtgaaaggagcaccagagttggttgttagaGGAAGGCGGATCAATAGGGGTAGCAGGAGAAAGAGCCAAGGAGGAGATATAAAGTCTGATcacctcaattttggaggagaaggaGACAAAGTTGGTGGCAGAGAGGGTGAGCGGGATAGGAGGGTGGGGTTGAATGTAGCAAAGAGGCGGCCGGgtttggaggactgagaagaaatgaggatttgaagaaggattgtttggcaagggacagggcggagctgtaggaggagaggataaattggGTGCTCAACAGCACGAGTGCACATTTGAATGAAGCGGGTGAATTTAAAATGCCATGGTTGGGGTATCAAGAGGCGACGACGGACAGAAGAGGCGTTAGCAAACACATCCAGGGAAGTGGTGAGAGAGAGgttgcctggtcagggcaggccagggtgggaaaagagaaaaggagagtatcaagagaggaggagaatgaagATGGGTAAACAGCATCaagattgcgcctagtgaggATAGTTTTAGGCGGAGGGGGAGCAggaaaggaggacagagagaaggagaggagatgttATACCCTCAGGTGGAGCTGACTTAGCTGGACATTCAGCTATATCCCCAGGTGGAGCTGACATAGCTGGACATTCGACTATACCCTCAGGTGGAGCTGACTTAGCTGGACATTCGACTATACCCTCAGGGGGAGCTGACATAGCTGGACATTCAGCTATATCCCCAGGTGGAGCTGACTTAGCTGGACATTCAGCTATATCCCCAGGTGGAGCTGACTTAGCTGGACATTCAGCTATATCCTCAGGTGGAGCTGACTTAGCTGGACATCCGGCTATACCCTCAGGTGGAGCTGACTTAGCTGGACATTTGGCTATATCCCCAGGTGGAGCTAACTTAGCTGGACATTCAGCTATATCCTCAGGTGGAGCTGACTTAGCTGGACATTCAGCTATACCCTCAGGTGGAGCTGACTTAGCTGGACATTCGCTATATATTCATGTGGAGCTGACTTAGCTGGACATTCAGCTATATCCTCAGGTGGAGCTGACTTATCTGGACATTCGGCTATATCCCCAGGTGGAGCTGACTTAGCTGGACATTCAGCTATACCCTCAGGTGGAGCGGACTTAGCTGGACATTCAGCTATATCCTCAGGTGGAGCTGACATAGCTGGACATTCAGCTATATCCTCAGGTGGAGCTGACATAGCTGGACATTCGGCTATATCCCCAGGTGGAGCTGACTTAGCTGGACATTCGGCTATATCCCCAGGTGGAGCTGACTTAGCTGGACATTCAACTGAATTATTGATTCAGCTGATAAAAGGCTACTTCCATTGTGTGTAGGCAACAGACGGACCCCTATTACAAACCCACTAGTCCACAAACAGGAGCCAAGATATCATCACCTCTGCTTCCCCAGATCCATCGTCCACCATCTTCTGCTGCGCGGCTAGCTCAGGTTTGGCATGCATCAAGTTGACGTCAAACTTCACTTGCTCCACTTTTGCTGCATTCAAACAGACAGGTGAGGGttaggaatataaatataaattatacatcagCTGCAACATTTCCTGTCGGCTGTGCGACTCAAGATCACATAGCCAGCAGATACAAAGCCAAAAAAGAGGGGAAGACAGGTTTTAGGAGCACAAAGGTATTGCTTTTCAGGCACAGAGATTCTGAAGGGCATTTGCACGGGCAAGGTAAATGTTCATTAAGAAAAGTGAAGTTGACAAAACCATATGAATGTAGCAGTAGCATACTAGCAAATAGGAGCATGAAAAGGTGAAGGAGAACCCGTTGGAGGAAGAGACTATAGCTCAAAGCTAGTAGGGTCAATTATAAAGAGTTACAAAAAATAGagctttaaaaatgtaatgtctATGTCTATTTTGAGAAAACCTTTATGATGGACTTACCCACTTTACCAACGGTACTCGTCTTGCCGAACCCTGTGGTCTGATTCTTTGTGTTCCATTTCTGGAAGAGCTGCTTAAAAACCGCTGACTCCGAACCCTCGTTCTGCACCTCAATGTTAGTGGAAGGGGGGTAGTTCTTTGCTTTAATAAAATTCTGTTGATGAACAAGTTTAAGATAAGAATGTAGAAGAGAAACAAGGGTGACAAATATAATTACCGAAATCACTGGGGTACAACGTATTCAATTCAGTATCGGATTGAAGTTACCTATCACCTGTATACAAGAGCCTATTGTGGGTTCAATCAGTGTTCACGAGAGAgcaatctgtcatttcactaggaaccagagaTATCGCTGAGGCACAAATTAACTGAGGATTGTTGCCACTGACGGCTATTAAATTAGTAGGCTTCAGTGCCTCCAATGTGTGTATCCAACTGGTAGATTTCAAGGTCCTTGACATGAACTCTTGATGGAACAGTTACAGAAATTATACTGATTTGATTGGTCTCACTATTCCACTACTTAATTatcagttaataataatattttgtataaatCACTGTATTTTCAAGGGGAAAATAATTACATTATGATTGGTAAGATATAGTTTAACATTAACTTTGCAGTAAAATTCATTATAAAAACGGTGTCATGTATCTCCTCTTTAATCTATTTTCCACCCAGTGACCTGAAGCTGCTAATTGATGAAAAGAGATGGCAACTGACACAGGCTGTGAGACAGTGTTAAATCCCAGTGGTATCACATGGAACACCTGCCTTTGAACTCTGTTTTCTCGCATGAAAAAGTGCATCAATAATGCATATGCCTCCTCTAACTCTCTATCCTCATTATTACACTCAATATTTTGTTACAAGTAGAAGGACACGTGTGTTACATATACAAGAACATGCCTCTATAAGGAGTGAATTTTACaaattcagttttgttttttttattattatttctctagCAGGAACAGAGCAGACACAGCTATAGGTTTCCTTTCCCCCTAATGTGTTTTTGGAGCCTTGGTCTGAGTGTGGCAGAAGGCGACTGGGATATTGAATTACTGTACCCACCAAGGCTCGCTGCATTGATTGTGATTTTTCCTCCTTTGAAGCGTCTTTCCCCTTCCACACAAACATCTTTATTCCGCTCTGATCCAAGATGTAGCAGTCCTGTCGGGAACAACAAACAGATGATTTTATGATTGAAAAAGAACGTTAGAAAATCGTTACATTAGACGAGGTCGGTAATTTCTGTGCATCCCACTTGCCAAACCTATATAATTCTCAGAAAGTATTGTGTCCCCCTTCCAATtccctccccactgtcactttttTCCTTCCCCTCTTCTATCctattcatgtgcttttaattgttttgtctttttaattttttactaaTTTACATGGTCGTATTGGTCTATATGTAGACCACACTGCAGGGAGGTCATGCAGCCCAACCAATCAGATGAGGGCGTGGAATGCATTCTGGACCACACCCGCTCCCTCCTCCCTCTGTGGCTCCAAATTTGCAGGTAAGTGTGGGGAGATGTGCGGgacatatggggaggtctgagtgacctGTAAGGGAAATTCAGGATGCATGTGGGTACATTTTGTGATAAgtgggggtctgagggcatgtagTGATATTTTGAAGCACATGGTGCATTTTGGGATGCCGAAGTTGTTTTCTGATATGTGTGACCTTCTGGAGATTGGAAGGTCGCACAtgtgcccttcatcatcatcatcatcatcatttatttatatagcgccactaattccgcagcgctgtacagagaactcattcacatcagtccctgccccattggagcttacagtctaaatttcctaatatacacacactcacagacagacaaacagagagggagagactagggtttttttttttttttttgatagcagccaattaacctaccagcatgtttttggagtgtgggaggaaaccggagcacccggaggaaacccacgcaaacacagggagaaacatacaaactccacacagataaggccatggtcgggaatcaaactcatgaccccagtgctgtgaggcagaagtgctaaccactaggccactgtactgcCCTTGAAGCACATTTGGTCTCCCATCAATGCTGTAGCCTATTCTTCTCTATGTTCTGCATGTGGGGGATGACAACATAATGGATTTGCAGCTAAATGCATTTGTAAAGAACTTACATTGGAATTCAGCAAGTCCTGGGTCAAGGGTGTGGTGGCCACTTCTTGTACCATGAGGTTGCCGCTAGCATCGGACACTCTGGGTAATAATATGGAGACAGAAAGTATTAACTTTTATAAGGAGTTAAATAATCATTTGTAAAGGTTATACATTCTGCATCAAGGCAGAACatactgggacatgtagttccaaaaCAACTTGCTAGACACATTTACTTTCGCCTGGTTTTAAGGTATAGTATGCTGAGGAAAAGTTGTATGTTACTTGAAAACAATACACATTGTGTATGGTTCTTTTTGCGGAGCACAAAAAAGGTCTTGTATCTGAAACATGCTCTGTTCAATCCATTGACAGATAAAGCTAAACAAGTACTGCACCCAGGGACGTAGCTAGAAGCTTGTGGGCCCCGTAGCCAAATTTTGATGGCCCTCCCAAAAAAAGTTTCTAGGGAGGAACACCCTCCACCCCAGTCACTTACCCAGTTGTCGCCACTCTGCACTTCCTGCTCAGAGAGTAAAGGAATATCAGAGAGTGAGGGGCGCTCTCTTCCCCTCTGAGCGGAATTTAATTTTGGAACTCTAGAATGCCGGCAGAGGAGATGGTACAGGGGACCAATCGGGGCCCTGCTGCTGGAAGGGGGCCGTCTATTACCTCAGTAGTCGTGCTCATGGATTCCACCATGTTCTGTGATAATCCATCTTCAGCTGACTTTAATACACTGCTTTGCACATGCCCACTTGCAACGTTTACTAATAGATTGTTTTTGAATTC
This window encodes:
- the VIL1 gene encoding villin-1 isoform X2, encoding MTELTEKVSKSLNKTTPGLQIWRIEKMEMIPVPEKSFGNFFEGDSYVLLMTHKTGNNFTYDIHFWVGNDSSMDEQGAAAIYTTQIDDHLGGVAVQHRECQGYESDTFKGYFKQGIIYKTGGVASGMKQVETNSYNVKRLLHVKGKNNVLAGEVPFEWKSFNTGDVFLMDLGKLIIQWNGPESNRMERLRGMNLAKDIRDRERGGRSQVFVVEGDDEGASPQLMEIMMHVLGDRREIRAPISDDVVDQAAKGAIKLYQVSDASGNLMVQEVATTPLTQDLLNSNDCYILDQSGIKMFVWKGKDASKEEKSQSMQRALNFIKAKNYPPSTNIEVQNEGSESAVFKQLFQKWNTKNQTTGFGKTSTVGKVAKVEQVKFDVNLMHAKPELAAQQKMVDDGSGEAEVWRIENLELAPVEKKWLGHFYGGDCYLILYKYLVNNKYHYIIYIWQGRHASQDEIAASAYQAVALDQQYDNQPVQIRVTMGKEPSHLMAIFKGKVVVYAGGTSRADNDEPPPEVRLFHVHGTNEYNTKAFEVPVRASSLNSNDVFVLKTKGTCFLWCGKGCSGDEREMAKNVADLISRGEKAVVAEGKEPDEFWLALGGKSQYANDKRLQEQTLDISPRLFECSNQTGKFVATEITDYNQDDLEDDDVFLLDAWDQVFLWIGKNANESEKRDAALTAQDYLKSHPSGRDRDTPIIVVKEGFEPPTFTGWFHAWDPFKFENRKSYEELKAELGGASEIDQIASEFSQTQLNSFSAQTNLGSLVLKSYPADALLNKTTEELPPGVDPSKKEEYLSTEDFTRIFGISRTDFQAMPDWKKQNIKKSKGLF
- the VIL1 gene encoding villin-1 isoform X1, coding for MLGGMQCPNWILYRFPGDSSSNMTELTEKVSKSLNKTTPGLQIWRIEKMEMIPVPEKSFGNFFEGDSYVLLMTHKTGNNFTYDIHFWVGNDSSMDEQGAAAIYTTQIDDHLGGVAVQHRECQGYESDTFKGYFKQGIIYKTGGVASGMKQVETNSYNVKRLLHVKGKNNVLAGEVPFEWKSFNTGDVFLMDLGKLIIQWNGPESNRMERLRGMNLAKDIRDRERGGRSQVFVVEGDDEGASPQLMEIMMHVLGDRREIRAPISDDVVDQAAKGAIKLYQVSDASGNLMVQEVATTPLTQDLLNSNDCYILDQSGIKMFVWKGKDASKEEKSQSMQRALNFIKAKNYPPSTNIEVQNEGSESAVFKQLFQKWNTKNQTTGFGKTSTVGKVAKVEQVKFDVNLMHAKPELAAQQKMVDDGSGEAEVWRIENLELAPVEKKWLGHFYGGDCYLILYKYLVNNKYHYIIYIWQGRHASQDEIAASAYQAVALDQQYDNQPVQIRVTMGKEPSHLMAIFKGKVVVYAGGTSRADNDEPPPEVRLFHVHGTNEYNTKAFEVPVRASSLNSNDVFVLKTKGTCFLWCGKGCSGDEREMAKNVADLISRGEKAVVAEGKEPDEFWLALGGKSQYANDKRLQEQTLDISPRLFECSNQTGKFVATEITDYNQDDLEDDDVFLLDAWDQVFLWIGKNANESEKRDAALTAQDYLKSHPSGRDRDTPIIVVKEGFEPPTFTGWFHAWDPFKFENRKSYEELKAELGGASEIDQIASEFSQTQLNSFSAQTNLGSLVLKSYPADALLNKTTEELPPGVDPSKKEEYLSTEDFTRIFGISRTDFQAMPDWKKQNIKKSKGLF